A region of Mycolicibacterium brumae DNA encodes the following proteins:
- a CDS encoding glycoside hydrolase family 3 N-terminal domain-containing protein: MPTLFDAVKRARKSLRPATVALSFLAVLVLTVAVVVGLQSRSPRTSAPVAAADPAPQSADVRPAANTVGNVPQAPMCDAMPLREQLAQLLMVGVTGAADARAVVTNHKVGGIFIGSWTDLSMLGGPLAEIKAAAGATGLAVSTDEEGGRVSRLKSVIGVQPSARELAATKTPEEVRAIAADRARKMSGLGITIDFAPVLDITAGDADGAIGDRSFGADPNTVIEYAGAYAAGLRDGGLLPVFKHFPGHGRASGDSHTGGVTTPPLSELEATDLAPYRALIPSGPAAVMIGHMNVPGLTNGEQASLSPAAYALLRQMGFGGVAFTDDISSMQAISDQYGVPEAALKALQAGADVALWVTTAEVPAVLDRLEAAVNSGELSSAQVDAAVRRVVAMKGGHLPC; the protein is encoded by the coding sequence ATGCCGACACTCTTCGATGCGGTGAAGCGCGCCCGCAAGAGCCTCCGCCCCGCCACCGTCGCCCTGAGTTTCCTGGCCGTCCTGGTGCTGACCGTCGCCGTGGTGGTCGGTCTGCAGAGCCGTTCGCCGCGCACCTCGGCGCCGGTGGCCGCCGCCGACCCGGCCCCGCAGAGCGCGGACGTGCGTCCGGCCGCGAACACCGTCGGCAACGTGCCGCAGGCCCCGATGTGCGACGCGATGCCGCTGCGCGAGCAGCTGGCGCAGCTGCTCATGGTCGGCGTGACCGGGGCGGCCGACGCCCGGGCCGTGGTCACCAACCACAAGGTCGGCGGCATCTTCATCGGCAGCTGGACCGACCTGTCGATGCTGGGCGGACCGCTGGCCGAGATCAAGGCCGCCGCCGGCGCGACCGGACTGGCCGTCAGCACCGACGAGGAGGGCGGCCGGGTGTCCCGGCTGAAGTCGGTCATCGGGGTGCAACCGTCGGCGCGCGAGCTCGCCGCCACCAAGACCCCCGAAGAGGTCCGGGCGATCGCCGCGGACCGCGCCCGCAAGATGTCCGGGCTGGGCATCACCATCGACTTCGCGCCGGTGCTCGACATCACCGCCGGTGACGCCGACGGCGCGATCGGCGACCGGTCCTTCGGCGCGGACCCGAACACCGTCATCGAGTACGCGGGCGCCTACGCGGCCGGCCTGCGCGACGGCGGGCTGCTGCCGGTGTTCAAGCACTTCCCCGGTCACGGCCGGGCGTCGGGCGATTCGCACACCGGCGGCGTGACCACCCCGCCGCTGTCGGAGCTGGAGGCCACCGACCTGGCCCCGTACCGGGCGCTGATCCCGTCCGGCCCGGCCGCGGTGATGATCGGGCATATGAACGTCCCGGGTCTGACCAACGGCGAGCAAGCCTCGTTGAGCCCGGCCGCCTACGCGCTGCTGCGCCAGATGGGCTTCGGCGGGGTGGCGTTCACCGATGACATCTCCTCGATGCAGGCCATTTCCGATCAGTACGGGGTGCCCGAGGCCGCGTTGAAGGCGCTGCAGGCGGGCGCGGATGTGGCGCTGTGGGTGACCACCGCCGAGGTCCCCGCGGTGCTGGATCGGCTGGAGGCCGCGGTGAATTCCGGTGAGCTGTCGTCGGCGCAGGTCGACGCCGCGGTGCGCCGGGTGGTCGCGATGAAGGGCGGGCACCTGCCCTGCTGA
- a CDS encoding alpha-(1->3)-arabinofuranosyltransferase: MPTLPGGSTLACPPGLSRRWLWLVSAIALVLTFAQSPGRISPDTKLDLAIDPLQFLSRAANLWNSDLPFGQTQNQSYGYLFPHGTFFLVGDLLNIPPWITQRLWWALLLVVGFWGLLRLAEALGIGTTSSRVVAGCAFALAPRALTTLGSISSETLPMMLAPWVLLPVVLAFRHGGADRPSLRLLAARSGVALALMGAVNAVATAMACLPAVIWWLSQRPNRLWWRFTGWWALAGALAVTWWVIPLVLLGRISPPFLDFIESAGVTTRWASLTEVLRGTSSWTPFVSPDATAGASLVTGAVGVLATTIVVAAGLAGLALATMPARGRLITMLLVGITLIAVGYSGALGSPIAGMTQAFLDGSGAPLRNVHKLEPVVRIPVVLGIAHLLGRIPLPGSAPRPVWRRAFAHPEDDRRITVGIVTLAAIVAATSLAWSGRLVPPGDFDAIPDYWSDAAAWLAEHNTGEPTPGRVLVAPGAPFANQVWGNSHDEPMQVLSMTPWGVRDSIPLNPPQTIRALDSVQRLLAAGRPSDGMADTLARQGISYLVLRNDLDPDSSRSARPILAHRAVDGSAGLEKVAEFGEEVGPGLLDGFVTDSGLRPHYPAIEIYRVTTADNAGAPYLADIDTMARVDGGPESLLRIDERRRLQHRTPLGPVLLSQDATAAGLPNPLVTITDTPVARETDYGRVDDHSSAARARGDTRHTSNRVPDYPAPGAWSVWANWSGGRLTASSSSSDATTLPVVAPSTGPAAAIDGDSGTAWVSSALQAALGQWLQIDFDHPVTNATITVTPSGTAIGAQVRRLEISTINGTSSVRFEEPGEPLTVALPYGETPWVRITATGTDDGGSGVQFGITDLSVTQYDASGYAHPVNIRHTLDVPGPPRGAQVAGWDLGQELLGRPGCADSPDAVHCAASMAVSPEEPVNFSRTLTVTDPVDVDPTVWVRPRQGPRLADLVRAPGAAWAEGDADGVDILGTAYAAADGDPRTSWTAPQRIVHSHGRPTLTLRLPKPAEVGGLTLTPSAADLPTHPTLVAIDLGDGPQVRELDPDEATTVNLKPRVTDTVRVSILEWNDVIDRTALGFDQVKPPGLAEVTALTPHGAPIAAADAAANRDRVVTLACGDGPVIGVAGEFIQTSVRTTVGALLAGDPIPAQPCRTAPISLPRGEQELIVSPGPAFVVDGVGLDTPLAADVPTGKAEPAQTGVWGPDHREVRVSPSTAPRALVIPESVSPGWIARGADGSALTPVVVNGWQQGWVVPAGMSGPVTLSFPSNTPYRAGLIGGLALLPLLALLALWPARRRETGVPPSTWMPRAGAVFGVLVVGTLISGPAGTLVFGLALATLRLLRDRPRATRVVPLVGTPTAMILAGCVLSRYPWRSVDGYIGHSWGPQLLALIALGLLAASAVWFSEGRRSLRSRDEAGTAT, encoded by the coding sequence ATGCCGACTCTTCCGGGCGGGTCGACGCTCGCATGCCCGCCCGGCCTGTCCCGACGCTGGTTGTGGCTCGTCAGCGCCATCGCGCTCGTCCTGACCTTCGCCCAGTCCCCCGGACGTATCTCCCCGGACACCAAGCTCGACCTCGCCATCGACCCGCTGCAGTTCCTGAGCCGGGCGGCCAACCTGTGGAACAGCGACCTGCCGTTCGGCCAGACCCAGAACCAGTCCTACGGCTACCTGTTCCCGCACGGCACGTTCTTCCTGGTCGGCGACCTGCTCAACATCCCGCCGTGGATCACCCAGCGGCTGTGGTGGGCGCTGCTGCTGGTCGTCGGGTTCTGGGGCCTGCTGCGGCTGGCCGAAGCGCTCGGCATCGGAACCACCAGCTCCCGGGTGGTGGCGGGCTGCGCGTTCGCGCTGGCCCCGCGTGCGCTGACCACCCTCGGCTCGATCTCCTCGGAGACGTTGCCGATGATGCTCGCGCCGTGGGTGCTGCTGCCGGTGGTGCTGGCGTTCCGGCACGGCGGCGCCGATCGGCCGTCGCTGCGACTGCTGGCCGCCCGCTCCGGGGTCGCGCTGGCGCTGATGGGCGCGGTGAACGCGGTCGCGACGGCGATGGCCTGTCTGCCGGCGGTGATCTGGTGGCTGAGCCAGCGGCCGAACCGGCTGTGGTGGCGCTTCACCGGCTGGTGGGCGCTGGCCGGCGCGCTCGCGGTGACCTGGTGGGTCATCCCGTTGGTGCTGCTCGGCCGGATCAGCCCGCCGTTCCTGGACTTCATCGAATCCGCCGGTGTCACCACCCGGTGGGCGTCGCTGACCGAGGTGTTGCGCGGCACCAGCAGTTGGACCCCGTTCGTGTCCCCGGACGCGACGGCCGGCGCGTCACTGGTCACCGGCGCGGTCGGAGTGCTGGCCACCACCATCGTCGTCGCCGCAGGCCTGGCCGGCTTGGCGCTGGCCACCATGCCCGCCCGAGGCCGGCTGATCACCATGCTGCTGGTCGGCATCACCCTGATCGCGGTCGGCTACTCCGGCGCCCTCGGCTCGCCGATCGCCGGCATGACGCAGGCGTTCTTGGACGGCTCCGGGGCCCCGCTGCGCAACGTGCACAAACTGGAGCCGGTGGTGCGGATCCCCGTCGTGCTCGGCATCGCGCACCTGCTCGGCCGCATACCGCTGCCGGGCAGCGCGCCGCGGCCGGTCTGGCGGCGCGCCTTCGCCCACCCCGAGGACGACCGGCGCATCACCGTCGGCATCGTGACGCTGGCGGCGATCGTCGCGGCGACATCGCTGGCCTGGTCCGGCCGGCTGGTCCCACCGGGCGACTTCGACGCCATCCCCGATTACTGGTCGGACGCCGCCGCCTGGCTGGCCGAACACAACACCGGCGAGCCCACGCCGGGCCGGGTGCTGGTGGCGCCCGGCGCCCCGTTCGCCAACCAGGTGTGGGGCAACAGCCACGACGAACCCATGCAGGTGCTGTCGATGACGCCGTGGGGGGTGCGCGACTCCATCCCACTGAACCCGCCGCAGACCATCCGGGCGCTGGATTCGGTGCAGCGGCTGCTGGCCGCCGGCCGCCCGTCCGACGGGATGGCCGACACCCTGGCCCGCCAGGGCATCTCCTACCTGGTGCTCCGCAACGACCTGGACCCGGACAGCTCCCGCTCGGCCCGGCCGATCCTGGCGCACCGCGCCGTCGACGGTTCCGCGGGCCTGGAGAAGGTCGCCGAGTTCGGCGAGGAGGTCGGCCCCGGGCTGCTCGACGGCTTCGTCACCGACAGCGGCCTGCGGCCGCACTACCCGGCGATCGAGATCTACCGGGTCACCACCGCCGACAACGCCGGCGCCCCGTACCTGGCGGACATCGACACCATGGCGCGTGTCGACGGCGGACCGGAGTCGCTGCTGCGGATCGACGAACGCCGCCGGCTGCAGCATCGCACCCCGCTCGGGCCGGTGCTGCTCAGCCAGGACGCCACCGCCGCGGGGCTGCCGAACCCGCTGGTCACCATCACCGACACCCCGGTCGCCCGGGAGACCGACTACGGCCGCGTCGACGACCACTCGTCGGCCGCCCGAGCCCGCGGCGACACCCGGCACACCTCCAACCGGGTGCCGGACTACCCGGCGCCGGGCGCCTGGTCGGTGTGGGCGAACTGGTCCGGCGGCCGGCTGACCGCGTCGAGTTCCTCCTCGGACGCCACCACACTGCCCGTCGTCGCCCCCTCCACCGGCCCGGCGGCGGCCATCGACGGCGACAGCGGCACCGCCTGGGTGTCCAGCGCGCTGCAGGCCGCGCTCGGCCAGTGGCTGCAGATCGACTTCGACCACCCGGTGACCAACGCCACCATCACCGTCACCCCGAGCGGCACCGCGATCGGCGCGCAGGTCCGGCGGCTGGAGATCTCCACGATCAACGGCACCAGCTCGGTGCGCTTCGAGGAGCCCGGCGAGCCGCTGACGGTCGCGCTGCCCTACGGGGAGACGCCGTGGGTGCGGATCACCGCCACCGGCACCGACGACGGCGGCTCCGGGGTCCAGTTCGGCATCACCGACCTGTCGGTCACTCAGTACGACGCCTCCGGCTACGCCCACCCGGTCAACATCCGGCACACCCTCGACGTGCCCGGCCCGCCGCGCGGCGCGCAGGTAGCCGGGTGGGATCTGGGCCAGGAACTGCTCGGCCGGCCCGGCTGCGCGGACTCCCCCGACGCGGTGCACTGCGCGGCGTCGATGGCGGTGTCCCCGGAGGAGCCGGTGAACTTCAGCCGCACGCTGACCGTCACCGACCCGGTCGACGTCGACCCCACCGTGTGGGTGCGGCCGCGCCAGGGGCCGCGGCTGGCCGATCTGGTGCGCGCGCCCGGGGCCGCCTGGGCCGAGGGCGACGCCGACGGCGTCGACATCCTGGGCACCGCCTACGCCGCCGCCGACGGCGATCCCCGCACCTCCTGGACCGCGCCGCAGCGCATCGTGCACTCGCACGGCCGGCCCACCCTGACGCTGCGGCTGCCCAAACCCGCCGAGGTGGGCGGGCTGACACTGACCCCCAGCGCCGCCGACCTGCCCACCCATCCGACGCTGGTCGCCATCGACCTCGGCGACGGGCCGCAGGTGCGCGAACTCGACCCCGACGAGGCCACCACCGTCAACCTCAAACCGCGGGTCACCGACACCGTCCGGGTCAGCATCCTGGAGTGGAACGACGTCATCGACCGCACCGCCCTGGGCTTCGACCAGGTGAAACCGCCCGGCTTGGCCGAGGTGACCGCGCTGACGCCGCACGGAGCCCCGATCGCCGCGGCCGACGCGGCGGCCAATCGGGACCGCGTCGTCACACTGGCCTGCGGTGACGGCCCGGTGATCGGCGTGGCCGGCGAGTTCATCCAAACCTCGGTGCGCACCACGGTCGGCGCGCTGCTGGCCGGCGACCCGATTCCGGCGCAGCCGTGCCGAACCGCGCCGATCTCGCTGCCGCGCGGCGAGCAGGAACTGATCGTCAGCCCGGGCCCGGCGTTCGTCGTCGACGGCGTCGGACTGGACACCCCGCTGGCCGCCGACGTGCCGACCGGCAAGGCCGAGCCGGCGCAGACCGGGGTGTGGGGGCCCGATCACCGCGAGGTGCGGGTGTCGCCGTCGACCGCGCCGCGCGCGCTGGTGATCCCGGAAAGCGTCAGCCCCGGCTGGATCGCCCGCGGCGCCGACGGGTCCGCGCTGACCCCGGTGGTGGTCAACGGCTGGCAACAGGGCTGGGTGGTGCCGGCCGGGATGTCCGGTCCGGTCACGCTGAGCTTCCCGTCGAACACGCCGTACCGCGCCGGGCTGATCGGCGGCCTGGCGCTGCTGCCGCTGCTCGCACTGCTGGCGCTGTGGCCGGCGCGCCGCCGGGAAACCGGCGTGCCGCCGTCGACCTGGATGCCCCGGGCAGGCGCGGTGTTCGGGGTGCTGGTGGTCGGCACGCTGATCTCCGGGCCGGCCGGGACGCTGGTGTTCGGGTTGGCGCTGGCGACGCTGCGGTTGCTGCGCGACCGGCCCCGAGCCACCCGCGTCGTGCCCCTCGTCGGGACGCCGACGGCGATGATCCTGGCCGGCTGCGTGCTGTCGCGGTATCCGTGGCGCTCGGTGGACGGCTACATCGGGCATTCCTGGGGCCCGCAACTACTGGCGCTCATCGCGTTGGGCCTGCTGGCGGCCAGCGCCGTGTGGTTCAGCGAGGGTCGGCGGAGCCTGCGGAGCCGAGACGAAGCTGGAACCGCCACATAG
- a CDS encoding DUF2613 domain-containing protein — MSRFVVPAAASILVGLLLGAASVFGATLMVQQDTKPPVTAGNPDSAVLNRVEYGERK, encoded by the coding sequence ATGTCCCGGTTCGTGGTGCCAGCTGCCGCCAGCATCCTGGTCGGTCTGCTGCTGGGCGCCGCCTCCGTGTTCGGCGCCACCTTGATGGTTCAGCAGGACACGAAACCGCCGGTGACCGCGGGCAATCCCGATTCCGCCGTGCTCAACCGCGTCGAATACGGCGAACGCAAATAG
- a CDS encoding universal stress protein encodes MTVVMIAYDGTPGARRAVGYAAKFLAPTRTVLVTVWEPIKQPGDQVSFDLDGPPDPGDADDVDIAFADAKHTSDEGITLARTVGLSAEALCVSLRGTIWRTIIDAADWLDADLIVTGTRGTTGLRSLLQSSVADRVLRHGGRPVLIVPPEA; translated from the coding sequence ATGACGGTCGTGATGATCGCCTACGACGGCACACCGGGGGCGCGACGGGCAGTTGGCTACGCGGCCAAGTTCTTGGCGCCCACACGCACCGTGCTCGTCACCGTGTGGGAACCCATCAAACAGCCCGGGGATCAGGTCAGCTTCGACCTCGACGGGCCTCCGGACCCCGGCGACGCCGACGACGTCGACATCGCGTTCGCCGACGCCAAACACACCAGCGACGAGGGCATCACGCTGGCCCGCACGGTCGGATTGTCCGCCGAGGCGCTGTGCGTGTCGCTGCGCGGCACCATCTGGCGGACCATCATCGACGCCGCCGACTGGCTGGACGCGGATCTCATCGTGACCGGCACCCGCGGCACCACCGGACTGCGGTCGCTGCTGCAGTCCAGCGTCGCCGACCGGGTGCTGCGGCACGGCGGGCGACCGGTGCTGATCGTGCCGCCGGAGGCCTGA
- a CDS encoding 3-oxoacyl-ACP reductase, with product MAPKIPSDVYSTVFGSAPGAFLAKQLGVPQPETLRRYRAGDPALGGPLLIGGEGRIAEPMRDALADDYDIVGNNLGGRWADKFGGLLFDATGITTPVGLKALHEFFTPLLRNVAPSGRIVVVGTTPDLAGSVDERIAQRALEGFTRSLAKELQHGATAQLVYLSPDAGPGATGLESTLRFLLSGKSAYVDGQVFYVGAADATAPADWDKPLDGKVAIITGAARGIGATIAEVFARDGAKVVAIDVEQAGDALAETAAKVGGTALALDVTAEDAVAKITAHLAEHYDGHADVLVNNAGITRDKLLANMDDARWDSVIAVNLLAPQRLAQGLVDTGVIGAGGRIVGLSSIAGIAGNRGQTNYGATKAGMIGLTQALAPELAAKDITINAVAPGFIETKMTEAIPFATREVGRRLNSLFQGGQPVDVAELIAYFASPASNAVTGNAVRVCGQAMIGA from the coding sequence GTGGCCCCCAAGATTCCGTCCGACGTCTACTCCACCGTGTTCGGCTCGGCCCCCGGCGCATTCCTGGCCAAGCAGCTCGGCGTCCCGCAGCCGGAGACGCTGCGCCGCTACCGCGCCGGCGACCCCGCCCTCGGCGGCCCGCTGCTGATCGGCGGCGAAGGCCGGATCGCCGAGCCGATGCGCGACGCCCTGGCCGACGACTACGACATCGTCGGCAACAACCTCGGCGGACGCTGGGCCGACAAGTTCGGCGGCCTGCTGTTCGACGCCACCGGCATCACCACCCCGGTCGGCCTGAAGGCGCTGCACGAGTTCTTCACCCCGCTGCTGCGCAATGTCGCCCCGTCCGGGCGGATCGTCGTCGTCGGCACCACCCCGGATCTCGCCGGCAGCGTCGACGAGCGGATCGCCCAGCGCGCGCTGGAGGGATTCACCCGCTCGCTGGCCAAGGAACTTCAGCACGGCGCCACCGCCCAGTTGGTGTACCTGTCCCCGGACGCCGGCCCGGGTGCGACGGGGCTTGAGTCCACCCTGCGCTTCCTGCTGTCGGGCAAGTCGGCCTACGTCGACGGCCAGGTGTTCTACGTCGGCGCCGCCGACGCCACCGCCCCGGCCGACTGGGACAAGCCGCTGGACGGCAAGGTCGCCATCATCACCGGCGCGGCCCGCGGCATCGGCGCCACCATCGCCGAGGTGTTCGCCCGCGACGGCGCCAAGGTCGTCGCCATCGACGTCGAGCAGGCCGGCGACGCGCTGGCCGAGACCGCGGCCAAGGTGGGCGGCACCGCGCTGGCGCTGGACGTCACCGCCGAGGACGCCGTCGCCAAGATCACCGCGCACCTGGCCGAGCACTACGACGGCCACGCCGACGTGCTGGTCAACAACGCCGGCATCACCCGCGACAAGCTGCTGGCCAATATGGACGACGCCCGCTGGGACTCGGTCATCGCGGTCAACCTGCTCGCGCCGCAGCGACTGGCCCAGGGCCTGGTGGACACCGGCGTGATCGGCGCCGGCGGGCGCATCGTCGGCCTGTCCTCGATCGCCGGCATCGCGGGCAACCGCGGCCAGACCAACTACGGCGCCACCAAGGCCGGCATGATCGGCCTGACCCAGGCGCTGGCCCCCGAGCTCGCCGCCAAGGACATCACCATCAACGCGGTGGCCCCCGGGTTCATCGAGACCAAGATGACCGAGGCCATCCCGTTCGCCACCCGCGAGGTGGGCCGACGGCTGAACTCACTGTTCCAGGGCGGCCAGCCGGTCGACGTCGCCGAGTTGATCGCCTACTTCGCCAGCCCCGCCTCCAACGCCGTCACCGGCAACGCCGTCCGGGTCTGCGGCCAGGCGATGATCGGAGCCTGA
- a CDS encoding TetR/AcrR family transcriptional regulator: MAGGTKRLPRAVREQQMLDAAVQVFSVNGYHETSMDAIAARAEISKPMLYLYYGSKEDLFGAVLDRELRRFIEGVAANLDFGLPARDMLATALPLFFNYIDANRASWIVLYTQATSSQTFAHTVREGRERIIDLVAQLLSAGTRNPEPGTDFELTATALVGAGEAVANRVSAGDVDVDDATALLTNLFWRGLKGKPAAG; this comes from the coding sequence ATGGCCGGCGGAACCAAACGGCTGCCACGTGCCGTCCGCGAGCAGCAGATGCTCGACGCGGCCGTCCAGGTGTTCTCGGTCAACGGCTACCACGAGACCTCCATGGACGCGATCGCCGCGCGCGCCGAGATCTCCAAGCCGATGCTTTACCTGTACTACGGCTCCAAGGAGGACCTGTTCGGCGCGGTGCTCGACCGTGAGCTGCGCCGGTTCATCGAAGGGGTGGCCGCCAACCTGGATTTCGGCCTGCCGGCCCGCGACATGCTCGCTACGGCGCTGCCCTTGTTCTTCAATTACATCGACGCCAATCGCGCGTCGTGGATCGTGTTGTACACCCAAGCCACGAGTTCGCAGACGTTTGCGCACACGGTCCGGGAGGGGCGCGAGCGCATTATCGACCTGGTCGCCCAACTGTTGTCCGCCGGAACCCGAAATCCCGAGCCGGGCACCGACTTCGAGCTCACCGCCACCGCGCTGGTGGGCGCCGGTGAGGCGGTCGCGAACCGGGTCAGCGCCGGGGACGTCGACGTCGACGACGCCACCGCGTTGCTGACCAACCTGTTCTGGCGGGGGCTCAAGGGCAAGCCCGCCGCCGGCTAA
- a CDS encoding acetyl-CoA C-acetyltransferase yields the protein MPTEASTRSEGRRRVAVLGGNRIPFARSDGAYAHASNQDMFTAALDGLVERFGLDGEQLSMVIGGAVLKHSRDFNLVRESVLGSKLSPYTPGFDVQQACGTGLQAALIAADGIALGRYEAVAAGGVDTTSDAPIAFGDEMRKTMLSIRRARSTVDRLKLAGKLPATLGLDAPANSEVRTGLSMGEHAAITAKQMGVKRTDQDALAAASHQNMAAAYDRGFFDDLVTPFLGLYRDDNLRPNSSTEKLATLRPVFGVRLGDATMTAGNSTPLTDGASVALLASEDWAVAHGHQPLAYLVDGETAAVDFVSGADGLLMAPTYAVPRLLARNGLTLQDFDFYEIHEAFASVVLATLAAWESDEYCKDKLGLSGALGAIDRSKLNVNGSSLAAGHPFAATGGRIVAQLAKQLAGRKAETGKPVRGLISICAAGGQGVTAIMEA from the coding sequence GTGCCCACCGAAGCATCCACCAGGTCCGAAGGCCGGCGCCGCGTCGCCGTGCTCGGCGGCAACCGGATCCCGTTCGCGCGCTCGGACGGCGCCTACGCGCACGCCAGCAACCAGGACATGTTCACCGCCGCCCTCGACGGCCTGGTCGAGCGGTTCGGGCTGGACGGCGAGCAGCTGTCCATGGTGATCGGTGGCGCGGTGCTCAAGCACAGCCGCGACTTCAACCTGGTCCGCGAATCGGTGCTGGGCAGCAAGCTGTCGCCGTACACCCCCGGATTCGACGTGCAGCAGGCCTGCGGCACCGGCCTGCAGGCCGCGCTGATCGCCGCCGACGGCATCGCGCTGGGCCGCTACGAGGCCGTCGCCGCCGGCGGTGTGGACACCACCTCCGACGCCCCGATCGCCTTCGGCGACGAGATGCGCAAGACCATGCTGTCCATCCGTCGGGCCCGTTCCACCGTCGACCGGCTCAAGCTGGCCGGCAAGTTGCCCGCCACCCTGGGCCTGGACGCCCCGGCGAACTCCGAGGTGCGCACCGGCCTGTCGATGGGCGAGCACGCCGCCATCACCGCCAAGCAGATGGGCGTCAAGCGCACCGACCAGGATGCGCTGGCCGCCGCCAGCCACCAGAACATGGCCGCCGCCTACGACCGCGGCTTCTTCGACGACCTGGTCACGCCGTTCCTCGGGCTGTACCGCGACGACAACCTGCGGCCGAACTCCTCGACGGAGAAGCTGGCCACCCTGCGCCCGGTGTTCGGCGTGCGCCTCGGCGACGCCACCATGACCGCCGGTAACTCCACGCCGCTGACCGACGGCGCCTCGGTGGCTCTGCTGGCCAGCGAGGACTGGGCAGTGGCGCACGGGCATCAGCCGCTGGCCTACCTGGTCGACGGCGAGACCGCCGCGGTGGATTTCGTCAGCGGCGCGGACGGCCTGCTGATGGCCCCCACCTACGCGGTGCCGCGGCTGCTGGCCCGCAACGGCCTCACCCTGCAGGATTTCGACTTCTACGAGATCCACGAGGCGTTCGCGTCGGTGGTGCTGGCCACCCTGGCGGCCTGGGAGTCCGACGAGTACTGCAAGGACAAGCTGGGCCTGTCCGGCGCGCTGGGCGCAATCGACCGGTCCAAGCTGAACGTGAACGGCTCGTCGCTGGCGGCCGGGCATCCGTTCGCCGCGACCGGCGGCCGGATCGTCGCGCAGCTGGCCAAGCAGCTAGCCGGGCGCAAGGCCGAGACCGGCAAGCCGGTGCGCGGTCTGATCTCCATCTGCGCCGCCGGTGGCCAGGGCGTCACGGCGATCATGGAGGCCTGA
- a CDS encoding MaoC/PaaZ C-terminal domain-containing protein: protein MSEQPSNLANMLRAAVGALPVISRSAELTTRTVELDDITIDRENVAEYASVTGLRYRDTVPLTYPFVLTFPAMMSLATGFDFPFAAMGSVHTENVITRYRPISVTDTLGVTARAENLREHRKGLLVDLISEVKVGNELAWRQVTTFLHQQRTSLSGEPKPAPAKQPKLPPPNAILRITGGDIRRYASISGDHNPIHTSGLGAKLFGFPSAIAHGMFSAAAVLANIEAQIPDAVQYSVRFGKPILLPASVGVYTETSSDAGDAPGWDVALRNLKKGYPHLTGTVRGL, encoded by the coding sequence GTGAGCGAGCAACCGTCCAACCTGGCGAACATGCTGCGCGCCGCCGTCGGCGCGCTGCCGGTGATCTCCCGCAGCGCCGAGCTGACCACCCGCACGGTCGAGCTCGACGACATCACCATCGACCGGGAGAACGTGGCGGAGTACGCGTCGGTCACCGGGCTGCGTTACCGCGACACCGTGCCGCTGACCTATCCGTTCGTGCTGACCTTCCCGGCGATGATGTCTCTGGCGACGGGCTTCGACTTCCCGTTCGCCGCAATGGGCTCGGTGCACACCGAGAACGTCATCACCCGGTATCGGCCGATCTCGGTCACTGACACCCTGGGCGTCACCGCGCGGGCCGAGAACCTGCGCGAGCATCGCAAGGGATTGCTGGTGGACCTGATCTCCGAGGTCAAGGTCGGCAACGAGCTGGCCTGGCGTCAGGTCACCACATTCCTGCATCAACAGCGGACCAGCCTGTCCGGTGAGCCCAAGCCGGCGCCGGCCAAGCAGCCGAAACTGCCGCCGCCGAACGCGATCCTGCGCATCACCGGCGGCGATATCCGCCGCTACGCCTCGATCAGCGGGGATCACAACCCGATCCACACCAGTGGCCTCGGCGCGAAGCTGTTCGGGTTCCCGTCGGCGATTGCGCACGGAATGTTCAGCGCCGCAGCGGTCCTCGCCAATATCGAGGCCCAGATCCCGGATGCCGTGCAGTACTCGGTGCGGTTCGGCAAGCCGATCCTGCTGCCGGCATCGGTGGGCGTCTACACCGAAACTTCTTCCGACGCTGGGGATGCGCCGGGTTGGGATGTCGCGCTGCGGAACCTGAAGAAGGGTTACCCGCACCTGACCGGGACCGTCCGCGGGCTCTAA